From Mycobacterium colombiense CECT 3035:
TTTCGCTGACCGCGAAGTGGGGGGACGCGGGGAGGTGGGGGTCAGCCGCGTCAACTAGCCTGCTGCTGACAGGGCCGGGACTGCAACACCTGCGCAAGACTGCAAGACCCATGGAAGGGGTGACCGTGGAGGTCAAGATCGGTATCACGGATAGTCCGCGCGAGCTGGTCCTTGCCAGCACCCAGACGCCCGCGGAGGTCGAAGAACTGGTCAGCGCCGCGCTGAGCGACGGGTCGGGCCTGCTGCGCCTGAGCGACGAGCGGGGCCGCCGCTTCCTGA
This genomic window contains:
- a CDS encoding DUF3107 domain-containing protein, translated to MEVKIGITDSPRELVLASTQTPAEVEELVSAALSDGSGLLRLSDERGRRFLIHTARIAYVEIGVADARRVGFGISAESGKHAGKGR